Proteins from a genomic interval of Nocardioides jishulii:
- the lipB gene encoding lipoyl(octanoyl) transferase LipB yields MTLEFRDAGFGEAAVPYLEAWDLQREVHAGVVAGSQPPTVLLLEHPPVFTAGKRTDAHERPADPGGADVIDVDRGGKITFHGPGQLVGYPIVTLPDHVKVVDYVRRVEEALIHVCADLGVRTARVPGRSGVWLQADARGPERKIAAIGIRVSRGVTMHGFSLNCDVDMSWYGRFVPCGIADAGVTSLSKELGRDVPVAEVLPLVRRHVGDYLAWQPYEATPDYEPRPEPGRTPRIELVTPGS; encoded by the coding sequence ATGACGCTGGAGTTCCGAGATGCCGGATTCGGCGAGGCGGCCGTGCCCTACCTCGAAGCCTGGGACCTGCAGCGCGAGGTGCACGCCGGCGTCGTGGCGGGATCGCAGCCCCCGACCGTCCTGCTCCTCGAGCACCCCCCGGTCTTCACGGCCGGCAAGCGCACCGACGCCCACGAGCGCCCCGCCGACCCGGGCGGCGCCGACGTGATCGACGTCGACCGCGGCGGCAAGATCACCTTCCACGGCCCGGGTCAGCTCGTCGGCTACCCGATCGTGACGCTGCCCGACCACGTCAAGGTCGTCGACTACGTCCGCCGGGTCGAGGAGGCGTTGATCCACGTCTGCGCCGACCTCGGCGTGCGCACGGCGCGGGTCCCCGGACGCAGCGGAGTGTGGTTGCAGGCCGACGCTCGAGGGCCGGAGCGCAAGATCGCCGCGATCGGGATCCGTGTCAGCCGCGGCGTGACCATGCACGGCTTCTCCTTGAACTGCGACGTCGACATGTCCTGGTACGGCCGGTTCGTCCCGTGCGGCATCGCCGACGCGGGCGTCACCTCCCTCAGCAAGGAGCTCGGGCGTGACGTGCCCGTCGCCGAGGTGCTGCCGCTGGTGCGCCGGCACGTGGGCGACTACCTGGCCTGGCAGCCCTACGAGGCGACCCCCGACTACGAGCCGCGCCCCGAGCCCGGGCGTACGCCGCGCATCGAGCTCGTCACTCCCGGCAGCTGA
- the lipA gene encoding lipoyl synthase, whose product MTSPLPDGRKLLRLEVRNAETPIERKPEWIKTRARMGPEYTALQGLVKAEGLHTVCQEAGCPNIFECWEDREATFLIGGDQCTRRCDFCQIDTGKPTALDRDEPRRVAESVQKMELRYATITGVARDDLPDGGAWLYAETVRAIHELNPGTGVENLIPDFNGKPELLQEVFESRPEVLAHNVETVPRIFKRIRPAFRYERSLDVITQARDFGLVTKSNLILGMGETREEVTQALHDLHDAGCELVTITQYLRPSVRHHPVERWVKPEEFVELQAEAEEIGFSGVLSGPLVRSSYRAGRLYRQAMDARASTTA is encoded by the coding sequence GTGACGTCTCCCCTGCCTGATGGCCGCAAGCTCCTCCGCCTCGAGGTCCGCAACGCCGAGACCCCGATCGAGCGGAAGCCGGAGTGGATCAAGACGCGCGCGAGGATGGGGCCGGAGTACACCGCGCTCCAGGGTCTGGTGAAGGCCGAGGGCCTGCACACCGTGTGCCAGGAGGCGGGCTGCCCCAACATCTTCGAGTGCTGGGAGGACCGCGAGGCCACGTTCCTCATCGGCGGTGACCAGTGCACGCGCCGCTGCGACTTCTGCCAGATCGACACCGGCAAGCCCACCGCCCTGGACCGCGACGAGCCCCGCCGCGTGGCCGAGTCGGTGCAGAAGATGGAGCTGCGGTACGCGACCATCACCGGCGTCGCTCGCGACGACCTGCCGGACGGCGGCGCCTGGCTGTACGCAGAGACGGTCCGCGCCATCCACGAGCTGAACCCGGGCACCGGCGTCGAGAACCTCATCCCCGACTTCAACGGCAAGCCCGAGCTGCTCCAGGAGGTCTTCGAGTCGCGACCCGAGGTCCTCGCCCACAACGTGGAGACCGTGCCCCGCATCTTCAAGCGGATCCGACCGGCCTTCCGCTACGAACGGTCCCTCGACGTCATCACCCAGGCCCGTGACTTCGGCCTGGTGACGAAGTCGAACCTCATCCTCGGCATGGGCGAGACCCGCGAGGAGGTGACGCAGGCCCTGCACGACCTGCACGACGCCGGTTGTGAGCTGGTCACCATCACCCAGTACCTGCGCCCGTCGGTGCGACACCACCCCGTCGAGCGCTGGGTCAAGCCGGAGGAGTTCGTCGAGCTCCAGGCAGAGGCCGAGGAGATCGGCTTCTCCGGCGTGCTGTCCGGTCCGCTCGTGCGCTCGTCCTACCGCGCAGGGCGCCTGTACCGTCAGGCCATGGACGCCCGGGCGTCCACGACTGC